One genomic region from Spirosoma sp. KCTC 42546 encodes:
- a CDS encoding FAD-binding and (Fe-S)-binding domain-containing protein: MFLITQKIPFATLLPSFEGDLYFDESPEHTAQRILYATDASVYQEMPIAVALPKSVADIKMLLRFAQQHNIGLIPRAAGTSLAGQVVGSGIVVDISKYFGKIQEINADEKWVRVQPGVIRDDLNAFLKPHGLLFGPETSTASRAMIGGMIGNNSCGLHSIIWGTTRDHLLEVRAVLSDGAEVTFGPLSQDQFDAKCNGENIVSPLEQRLYVQFRDWLSKPAVQQHIREGYPKPTVTRRNTGYALDAMIKFWEEREKGDEREERSPNRSAPFLSSPSSLSSPQFNFSHLIAGSEGTLCFITEAKLNLLPLPPKETALVCAHFQTIRQSLEANLVALAHNCSASELVDDYILQLTKTNIEQLKNRAFVEGDPKAILMVEFFDDTVEGVGKKAKAFVDELKLKELGYTYPILFDEDTKKPWALRKAGLSIMYNIPGDEKPANVIEDTAVDVHDLPDYIDELDKMAWENHGLKLEYSAHAGAGEIHVLPLINLKSSTGRANFRALLLDTAALVKKYGGSLSGEHGDGRLRGECIAFMLGPENFQLCKDVKDLWDPHNTFNPGKVVNTPPMNESLRSEADVVIPQPKTIFDFSKDGGMLELAEKCSGSGDCRKTEISGGTMCPSYMATRREHDTTRARANILRHFYSNQSTPTENDYEAVKDVLDLCLSCKACKAECPSSVDMARMKAEFTQQKYRESGIPLRARLIGNFTSLMKMASLVPWAYNGFYETSALRRIANRAVGFHPDRTMPEMAKTTLRKWWWEQKKEENERIGREKRNNYTPSGLPDASEPKPGSVLLFADEFTNYNDVEVGKKAIQLLERLGYTVALPNHDESGRTYLSKGLVDEAKKLAIRNVTIFKDIVTDETPLIGLEPSAILTFRDEYPDLVPAELKADALRIAQNVFLFEEWLAREADAGRIDRSLFTTKTELVKVHGHCHQKALSSMIPVKKVLSLPKNYNVQLIPSGCCGMAGSFGFETEHYDLSMQIGELVLFPAVRKADNAIISAAGTSCRHQIKDGTGRKAQHPAEILFDALT; encoded by the coding sequence ATGTTCCTAATAACCCAGAAAATTCCCTTTGCTACCCTGCTTCCCTCCTTTGAGGGCGACTTGTATTTTGATGAATCGCCCGAACACACGGCCCAACGAATTCTGTATGCAACCGATGCGTCGGTATATCAGGAAATGCCGATAGCAGTAGCGCTGCCTAAATCGGTTGCCGACATCAAGATGCTACTCCGATTTGCCCAACAGCATAACATTGGGCTAATTCCCCGCGCGGCTGGTACGTCACTGGCCGGGCAGGTAGTTGGGAGCGGCATCGTCGTCGATATATCCAAGTATTTTGGAAAAATCCAGGAAATCAATGCCGACGAAAAATGGGTGCGCGTTCAGCCGGGCGTTATCCGCGACGACCTGAATGCCTTTCTGAAACCCCACGGGTTACTGTTCGGCCCCGAAACCTCTACAGCCAGTCGGGCTATGATTGGCGGCATGATTGGCAATAACTCCTGTGGCCTACACTCCATTATCTGGGGCACCACCCGCGACCACCTGCTCGAAGTTCGGGCGGTATTGAGCGACGGAGCCGAGGTTACCTTCGGGCCGCTCTCGCAGGACCAGTTCGACGCGAAATGTAACGGTGAAAACATAGTAAGTCCCCTCGAACAGCGCCTATACGTTCAATTCCGCGACTGGCTCTCGAAACCGGCGGTTCAACAACACATCCGCGAAGGCTACCCCAAACCAACCGTCACCCGCCGAAATACGGGTTATGCACTGGATGCGATGATAAAATTTTGGGAGGAGAGGGAGAAAGGGGACGAGAGGGAGGAAAGGAGCCCTAATCGGTCAGCCCCTTTCCTCTCCTCCCCTTCCTCCCTCTCCTCCCCCCAATTCAACTTCTCCCACCTCATCGCAGGCTCAGAAGGAACACTTTGCTTTATTACCGAAGCAAAGCTCAATTTGCTCCCGCTGCCGCCGAAAGAAACTGCGCTGGTTTGCGCGCATTTTCAAACCATTCGCCAATCGCTCGAAGCGAACCTTGTGGCGTTGGCGCATAACTGCTCAGCCTCGGAGCTGGTGGATGATTACATTCTGCAACTGACCAAAACCAACATCGAGCAGCTTAAAAACCGGGCGTTCGTAGAAGGTGATCCAAAGGCCATTCTGATGGTTGAATTTTTTGACGATACCGTAGAAGGCGTTGGAAAAAAGGCGAAGGCGTTTGTAGATGAGTTGAAGCTGAAAGAACTGGGCTATACGTATCCTATTCTGTTCGACGAAGACACCAAAAAACCGTGGGCGTTGCGAAAGGCGGGATTGAGCATTATGTATAATATCCCCGGCGATGAGAAACCAGCTAACGTCATTGAAGACACCGCCGTCGATGTTCACGACCTACCCGATTATATCGATGAACTGGACAAAATGGCGTGGGAGAACCACGGTCTGAAACTCGAATACTCAGCCCATGCCGGGGCGGGAGAAATCCACGTTCTGCCGCTGATCAATCTTAAGTCGTCAACAGGACGGGCGAACTTCCGGGCGTTGCTCCTGGATACGGCGGCACTCGTCAAAAAATACGGTGGTTCGCTCTCTGGTGAGCACGGCGACGGTCGACTTCGGGGTGAGTGCATTGCCTTTATGCTCGGGCCCGAAAACTTCCAGTTGTGCAAGGATGTCAAAGACCTGTGGGACCCACACAATACGTTCAATCCGGGCAAAGTGGTGAATACGCCCCCCATGAACGAGTCGCTGCGGTCGGAGGCCGATGTGGTTATTCCCCAGCCAAAAACCATTTTCGACTTCTCGAAAGATGGGGGAATGCTCGAACTGGCCGAGAAGTGCTCGGGTTCCGGCGATTGCCGAAAAACCGAAATCTCGGGTGGAACGATGTGCCCTAGCTACATGGCTACCCGGCGTGAGCACGATACGACACGGGCACGCGCCAATATCCTGCGGCATTTTTACAGCAATCAATCTACGCCAACCGAAAATGACTACGAGGCCGTAAAAGATGTGCTGGATTTATGTCTGTCGTGCAAAGCCTGCAAAGCCGAATGCCCATCGAGCGTGGACATGGCACGTATGAAAGCTGAGTTCACTCAGCAGAAATACAGGGAAAGCGGAATTCCTCTACGAGCGCGTTTGATCGGCAATTTCACCAGCCTGATGAAAATGGCCAGCCTCGTACCCTGGGCCTACAACGGGTTCTATGAAACATCGGCTCTACGTCGGATCGCGAACCGTGCCGTTGGCTTCCACCCCGACCGGACCATGCCCGAAATGGCAAAGACGACCTTACGAAAGTGGTGGTGGGAACAGAAAAAAGAGGAAAACGAACGGATAGGCCGCGAGAAGCGAAACAATTACACGCCATCAGGCCTACCGGATGCATCGGAGCCAAAACCCGGTTCCGTACTGCTCTTTGCCGATGAGTTCACAAATTATAATGACGTAGAAGTTGGCAAAAAAGCCATTCAGTTGCTGGAGCGTCTGGGTTATACAGTAGCGCTCCCTAACCATGACGAAAGTGGCCGGACGTATTTGTCAAAAGGGTTAGTGGATGAAGCTAAGAAACTGGCGATTCGTAATGTTACGATCTTCAAAGACATCGTTACCGACGAAACGCCCCTGATTGGTCTGGAACCGTCGGCTATTCTGACTTTCCGGGATGAATACCCCGATCTCGTTCCGGCTGAGTTAAAAGCCGATGCCTTACGTATCGCCCAAAACGTCTTCCTGTTTGAGGAATGGCTCGCTCGTGAAGCCGACGCTGGCCGAATTGACCGTAGTTTGTTCACGACTAAAACTGAATTGGTGAAGGTTCACGGCCACTGCCACCAAAAGGCGTTGTCGTCAATGATTCCAGTCAAGAAGGTGTTGTCGTTACCCAAAAACTATAACGTCCAGCTAATTCCATCAGGCTGCTGCGGTATGGCGGGTTCGTTTGGTTTCGAGACCGAACATTACGACTTGTCCATGCAAATTGGCGAGTTGGTGTTGTTCCCAGCCGTTCGTAAGGCCGATAACGCCATTATCTCAGCAGCAGGCACCAGTTGCCGCCATCAGATCAAAGACGGAACGGGCCGTAAAGCCCAACACCCCGCCGAGATTTTGTTTGATGCGTTGACGTAA
- a CDS encoding glycoside hydrolase family 78 protein, with product MTQLPSLRIFFLLLVLSLPFRSFAVPPCTPVGLQCEHLVDPLGIDAPTPRLAWRLDDARRGAKQTAYQVYVGTDSKAVSQGKGSSWQTTKLPSDSQLITYAGKPLQPFTKYYWKVEIWDKDGKPSASLVASFETGLMHSKNWQGAWISDVSDVDLKPAPYFRKAFDTKKKIKSARAYIAAGGLFELYLNGQKIGNHRLDPMYTRFDRRTLYVTYDVTKQLQSGRNAIGVLLGNGWYNHQSTAVWFFDKAPWRARPTFCLDLRITYDDGSVETITSGKDWKTALSPIIFNSIYTAEHYDARLEQPGWNMANFDDSKWKDPIMRDAPSTNIVAQAVHPIRNVETIPAKGIAKINDTTFVYDLGRNIAGVCQFRVKGSVGTTLRLKHAERLYKDGHVDQSNIDAHYRPVGTSDPFQTDIFILSDKGEETFIPHFNYKGFQYVEVTSSKPIDLTKENLTGYFMHSDVPVAGQVKSANPTLDKIWWATNNSYLSNLFGYPTDCPQREKNGWTGDGQIAIETGLYNFDGITIYEKWLADHRDEQQPNGVLPAIIPTGGWGYEWANGPDWTSTIAIIPWNIYLFYGDKKILADNYDNIKRYVDHINEQSPSGLTSWGLGDWVPVKSKSPVEFTSSIYYFTDASILAKTAKLLGKQSDAAIYSALANKIKNAVNTKYLNKETGSYGTGLQTELSVPLQWGLVPDEFKRKVAANLAKRVEADNSHIDVGLLGTKAILNALSENGHADLAYKVASQETFPSWGWWIANGATTLYENWPIDAKSDISMNHIMFGEIGAWYYKALGGIKPDPVHPGFKNVLLEPHFVAGLDHFDATHDSPYGTIRSSWKRVGQGVTYSITVPPNSTATLKLPGSSAAQQLQAGTYQFEVK from the coding sequence ATGACCCAACTGCCTTCGCTCAGAATTTTCTTCCTACTACTCGTTCTGTCGCTGCCATTTCGATCCTTTGCAGTACCTCCCTGCACACCCGTCGGCCTCCAATGTGAGCATTTAGTTGACCCACTTGGTATCGATGCCCCCACTCCCCGATTAGCATGGCGGCTGGACGATGCCCGACGCGGAGCGAAGCAAACAGCCTATCAAGTGTATGTTGGAACAGATTCGAAGGCGGTGAGTCAAGGGAAAGGCAGCAGCTGGCAAACAACTAAATTGCCGTCAGATAGTCAGCTTATTACCTATGCCGGGAAGCCGCTTCAGCCCTTCACCAAATACTACTGGAAGGTGGAGATTTGGGATAAGGATGGCAAACCGTCGGCTTCGTTGGTAGCGAGTTTTGAAACGGGTTTAATGCACAGCAAAAACTGGCAGGGTGCGTGGATTAGCGATGTCAGCGATGTGGATCTGAAACCGGCTCCCTATTTTCGGAAAGCGTTTGACACGAAAAAGAAAATCAAATCGGCACGGGCCTACATCGCAGCTGGCGGTCTGTTCGAGTTGTATTTGAATGGTCAGAAAATCGGGAACCACCGGCTCGATCCCATGTATACCCGATTTGATCGGCGGACGTTATACGTTACGTACGATGTGACGAAACAACTCCAAAGCGGCAGAAATGCCATTGGCGTTTTGCTCGGAAATGGCTGGTACAACCATCAATCGACGGCGGTCTGGTTTTTCGACAAAGCGCCCTGGCGGGCGCGTCCTACGTTCTGTCTGGATCTGCGCATTACCTATGACGATGGTTCTGTCGAAACAATTACCTCAGGAAAAGACTGGAAAACGGCCCTGAGCCCTATCATTTTCAACAGCATTTACACGGCAGAGCACTACGACGCCCGGCTGGAACAACCCGGCTGGAACATGGCGAATTTTGATGATTCGAAATGGAAGGATCCCATTATGCGGGATGCTCCATCAACAAACATCGTTGCGCAGGCCGTTCATCCAATCCGAAACGTGGAAACGATTCCTGCCAAAGGCATCGCCAAAATCAACGACACCACCTTCGTCTATGACTTAGGCCGGAACATTGCCGGCGTTTGTCAGTTTCGGGTGAAAGGTTCGGTAGGTACTACGTTACGGCTGAAACACGCCGAACGGTTGTATAAAGACGGTCACGTCGATCAATCGAATATCGACGCACACTATCGTCCAGTCGGTACCTCTGATCCGTTCCAGACCGATATTTTTATCCTGAGTGATAAAGGTGAAGAAACTTTCATCCCGCACTTCAATTACAAGGGCTTTCAGTATGTAGAGGTAACTAGTAGTAAGCCCATTGACCTGACTAAAGAAAACCTGACGGGCTATTTCATGCATAGCGACGTGCCGGTTGCGGGTCAGGTAAAATCGGCCAACCCAACGCTGGACAAAATCTGGTGGGCAACCAATAATTCCTATCTCTCAAACTTGTTTGGCTATCCAACGGATTGTCCACAACGGGAGAAAAACGGCTGGACGGGCGATGGGCAAATTGCGATTGAAACGGGCCTGTATAATTTCGATGGCATCACGATCTACGAAAAATGGCTGGCCGATCACCGCGACGAACAACAGCCGAATGGTGTGCTCCCGGCCATTATTCCAACCGGCGGCTGGGGCTACGAATGGGCCAATGGCCCCGACTGGACAAGCACTATCGCCATCATTCCCTGGAATATCTACCTGTTTTACGGCGACAAAAAAATACTGGCCGATAACTACGACAACATCAAACGGTACGTCGATCACATTAACGAGCAAAGCCCATCGGGCCTGACATCCTGGGGGTTAGGCGACTGGGTGCCCGTGAAATCGAAATCGCCGGTAGAGTTTACGTCGTCCATTTACTACTTCACAGATGCGTCGATTCTGGCGAAGACCGCGAAATTACTGGGCAAACAGAGCGACGCGGCTATATATTCGGCCTTGGCGAATAAAATCAAAAATGCGGTCAATACGAAGTACCTGAATAAGGAAACCGGAAGTTATGGCACAGGTTTACAAACCGAACTGAGCGTGCCTTTGCAGTGGGGCTTAGTGCCGGACGAGTTTAAACGCAAAGTAGCGGCCAATCTTGCCAAACGGGTCGAAGCCGATAATTCGCATATCGATGTTGGTCTTTTGGGAACGAAAGCGATTTTGAACGCTCTCAGCGAAAACGGTCATGCCGATCTGGCTTACAAAGTGGCTTCGCAGGAAACGTTTCCGTCCTGGGGTTGGTGGATTGCCAATGGCGCTACAACGCTTTACGAAAACTGGCCGATTGACGCCAAAAGTGATATTTCGATGAACCACATCATGTTTGGCGAAATCGGTGCCTGGTACTACAAAGCCCTTGGCGGGATCAAACCAGACCCCGTGCATCCGGGTTTCAAAAACGTACTGCTGGAACCCCATTTTGTAGCGGGTCTCGATCACTTCGACGCCACACACGATAGCCCGTATGGCACTATACGTTCATCGTGGAAACGGGTAGGGCAGGGGGTTACGTATTCCATAACGGTTCCACCCAACTCGACAGCTACGCTGAAATTGCCGGGTTCATCGGCTGCTCAACAATTACAGGCCGGGACGTATCAGTTTGAGGTGAAGTAA
- a CDS encoding S41 family peptidase has protein sequence MNPVFRLLTILIGLNSIAYAQSTLTSAQAYEYLQNERAHARTVQKGTDKPPVDSLKKAERILQDALTYYHRPDVQELAKGDQSLFYRKSDISFDLARIQAKLGNNEAAAQTLLYPLTGKFAPAYAGYINELPEFTAVRQNPALVPLLAKAQAAERLFNSNALKTPYKPNISEDEKVAGLSKLWSEAKYNFAYFDHIPDVDWDKLYLDYLPKIRATRSTVEYMRVLQAFCAQLHDGHTDVWASDATLADSTSRQPPIWSVLVDGKVLVQEVRSDSLEKTGIRTMLEIVSIDGLPVHEYADRFVRPYQSGSTPQNVDVATYTYRLLRGPKDKPVSITFREPSGKTFNRLLPRTGYSNLKPSPAFSFRILPGNVAYVQLNNFENDQALNGFKAAFDSIATTNALILDVRQNGGGDSGYGWNVLGYLTDKSMQTGSYSSRIYSPLRRARGETVVFEPVESGDGGWPANGDKLYTKPVVVLTSGRTFSAAEDFAVVFDAMKRGTIIGEPTGGSTGQPLAFSLPGGVMARVCTKRDMYPDGTEWNAKGIQPAVLVKPTAADWQAGRDTVLEAALTHLGVKEPVKTKKKK, from the coding sequence ATGAATCCTGTTTTCCGACTACTGACGATCTTGATAGGTCTGAATAGTATCGCCTACGCCCAGTCTACGTTAACCAGCGCTCAGGCCTACGAGTATCTACAAAATGAACGGGCGCACGCTCGGACTGTGCAGAAGGGTACCGATAAACCACCTGTTGACAGCCTGAAGAAAGCGGAGCGCATTTTACAGGATGCGCTGACCTATTACCATCGGCCAGATGTGCAGGAACTGGCCAAAGGCGACCAATCGCTCTTTTACCGAAAAAGTGATATTTCGTTCGATCTGGCCCGTATTCAGGCGAAGCTGGGCAATAACGAAGCGGCTGCCCAAACACTGCTCTACCCATTGACCGGAAAATTTGCCCCAGCCTATGCAGGCTACATCAATGAGTTGCCGGAGTTTACCGCCGTCCGGCAAAACCCGGCTTTGGTTCCTCTATTAGCCAAAGCACAGGCCGCAGAACGGTTATTTAATTCCAATGCGCTCAAAACACCGTACAAACCCAATATCAGTGAGGATGAAAAAGTGGCCGGACTCTCGAAGTTATGGTCGGAAGCGAAATACAACTTTGCTTACTTTGATCATATTCCTGATGTAGACTGGGATAAACTCTACCTCGACTACCTGCCAAAAATTCGGGCTACCCGCTCTACGGTCGAGTACATGCGTGTCCTCCAAGCGTTCTGTGCGCAACTCCACGATGGACATACCGACGTTTGGGCAAGCGACGCAACACTGGCCGATTCAACATCCCGGCAGCCGCCAATCTGGTCGGTATTGGTAGATGGAAAAGTGCTGGTGCAGGAAGTTCGGTCCGATAGCCTGGAAAAAACGGGCATTCGGACCATGCTCGAAATCGTCAGTATCGACGGCCTGCCCGTCCACGAATACGCCGATCGATTTGTACGGCCCTACCAAAGTGGATCTACGCCACAAAACGTCGATGTGGCTACGTATACGTATCGGTTGCTCAGAGGACCGAAAGACAAACCCGTTTCCATTACCTTCCGGGAGCCATCTGGCAAAACATTTAATCGACTACTACCCCGAACGGGTTATTCCAATTTAAAGCCTTCACCCGCCTTCAGTTTCCGCATCTTACCGGGTAATGTTGCTTATGTGCAATTGAACAACTTCGAAAATGATCAGGCCCTCAACGGCTTCAAAGCCGCTTTTGACTCCATTGCCACCACCAACGCATTAATCCTTGATGTTCGGCAGAACGGTGGAGGAGATAGCGGCTACGGCTGGAACGTACTAGGCTATCTGACCGATAAGTCGATGCAAACCGGCTCCTATTCATCGCGAATATACAGTCCATTACGACGGGCTCGGGGAGAAACGGTCGTCTTCGAACCCGTTGAATCAGGCGATGGGGGCTGGCCTGCCAACGGCGATAAACTCTACACCAAGCCGGTCGTCGTACTAACCAGTGGACGAACGTTTTCGGCCGCCGAAGATTTTGCCGTGGTCTTCGACGCCATGAAACGGGGCACAATCATTGGCGAACCCACGGGGGGCAGTACCGGCCAACCCTTGGCGTTCTCATTACCCGGTGGCGTAATGGCCCGTGTTTGTACCAAACGAGACATGTATCCCGATGGCACCGAATGGAACGCCAAAGGCATCCAGCCCGCCGTACTCGTTAAACCCACAGCCGCCGACTGGCAGGCGGGTCGGGATACGGTGCTGGAAGCCGCACTGACTCATTTAGGTGTGAAGGAGCCAGTCAAGACTAAGAAGAAGAAATAA
- a CDS encoding DUF1080 domain-containing protein, with product MKKLLLLELVYCLFAFTAPPKWTSLFDGKTIKGWHSYHKDGVVGWSIEDGALTPDGTGGDLVTDKEYENFELEFEFKIPKGSNSGVVYKIIDSPDIKSTYMSGPEYQVIDDKGYLDGDGKPYKLKDTQMTGANYDMIPPSDFSVAKAPGEWNKGRIVVNKNHVEHFLNGKKLVDYEYGSDNWKALVAKSKFANWPYATAHAKGKIALQNHSPKERVWYKNIQIREL from the coding sequence ATGAAAAAACTACTTTTGCTAGAGCTGGTGTATTGCCTGTTCGCATTCACAGCACCCCCAAAATGGACATCGTTGTTTGATGGCAAGACCATAAAAGGCTGGCACAGTTACCATAAAGATGGCGTTGTTGGCTGGTCCATTGAAGATGGTGCCCTCACGCCCGACGGTACCGGTGGCGACCTCGTAACCGACAAAGAGTACGAAAACTTTGAGCTGGAGTTCGAGTTCAAAATTCCCAAAGGCAGTAACAGTGGCGTGGTCTACAAAATCATCGACAGCCCCGATATCAAATCGACCTATATGTCGGGCCCCGAGTATCAGGTAATCGACGATAAAGGCTATCTGGACGGAGACGGCAAGCCTTACAAATTGAAAGATACCCAAATGACCGGTGCTAACTACGACATGATCCCGCCCTCGGATTTTAGCGTTGCTAAAGCACCCGGTGAGTGGAACAAAGGCCGTATTGTTGTCAATAAAAACCACGTTGAGCATTTCCTAAACGGCAAAAAACTGGTCGATTACGAATACGGCTCCGACAATTGGAAAGCCCTGGTAGCCAAAAGTAAATTTGCCAACTGGCCCTATGCTACGGCACACGCTAAAGGCAAAATCGCCCTGCAAAATCACAGTCCTAAAGAGCGCGTCTGGTACAAGAACATCCAGATTCGGGAGTTGTAG
- a CDS encoding biopolymer transporter ExbD: MTTRRTYAPVRLDFAPFIGVALLLIVFFVFTKATQRPVIMGVTVPNGCRKYESPTYPKKLVALVLLDKDRIGVIQHWHGDDIVELQQTSFGPEGIRNVLATVGNSAAGDVAAVIKPTSSATFGNVEAMLRELKRAGTLPYLTFSELSADDQLMLNYYESVLMRNPSIRDAVFLKVPPYYR, encoded by the coding sequence ATGACAACACGCCGAACGTACGCACCCGTCCGCCTTGATTTCGCTCCCTTTATAGGCGTAGCCTTATTGCTGATTGTATTTTTTGTATTCACCAAAGCAACTCAACGTCCAGTCATTATGGGCGTTACGGTACCCAACGGTTGCCGTAAATATGAGTCACCTACGTACCCTAAAAAGCTGGTCGCGTTAGTTCTTCTGGATAAGGATAGAATTGGTGTTATCCAGCATTGGCATGGGGATGACATTGTAGAATTACAGCAAACGTCTTTTGGGCCGGAAGGTATCCGTAATGTATTGGCGACTGTTGGGAACTCGGCCGCAGGCGATGTGGCGGCTGTTATCAAGCCTACTTCATCGGCTACCTTCGGGAATGTAGAAGCTATGCTGAGGGAGCTTAAACGGGCTGGTACGCTTCCTTACCTGACATTCTCGGAACTCAGTGCGGATGATCAGCTTATGCTGAATTATTACGAGAGTGTTCTCATGCGTAATCCATCGATACGAGATGCTGTGTTTTTGAAAGTGCCACCGTATTATCGGTAG
- a CDS encoding DUF4097 family beta strand repeat-containing protein, translating to MKRNQFLLTLLGVATFSLTALAAAPTRYDDQPYQTKTFSGNINAVRAETSGGSLTIEGGTDMNAKVEMYVRGNNGNGNLDKSEIEDRLKDYDISISQEGGTIVATAKRHNNLNNWKNSLSISFKFYTPRKVAADLRTSGGSIHLASLSGTQKFRTSGGSLHMSDVDGDINGQTSGGSIHFDGCQAGTSGRLDLQTSGGSIEGKSSTGNMRLHTSGGSIRLTDLKGDIDAQTSGGSVNGESLEGDIKASTSGGSVRLANVAGSIDASTSAGGVDVSITKLTGPVRLSTSAGSVRVRMPLDKGITLNLSGNSIKIPLNNFNGDTEKDRIRGTLNGGGIPVTLTASSGSVYVNQ from the coding sequence ATGAAACGCAACCAGTTTCTACTAACCCTTCTTGGCGTAGCCACCTTCTCGCTGACAGCATTAGCCGCTGCCCCTACCCGTTATGATGACCAACCTTACCAAACCAAAACCTTTTCGGGTAATATCAACGCCGTGCGTGCCGAAACATCGGGCGGTAGCCTGACCATTGAAGGTGGCACCGACATGAACGCCAAGGTGGAAATGTATGTACGGGGCAACAACGGAAACGGCAACCTCGACAAATCCGAAATCGAAGATCGTCTGAAAGACTACGACATCTCCATTTCCCAGGAAGGGGGCACCATCGTTGCCACAGCCAAACGTCACAACAACCTCAACAACTGGAAAAATAGCCTGAGCATTAGCTTCAAATTCTACACACCCCGTAAAGTTGCCGCAGATCTGCGCACGTCGGGTGGGTCGATTCATCTGGCATCGCTCAGTGGTACGCAGAAGTTCCGCACGAGTGGTGGTAGCCTGCACATGAGTGATGTAGATGGCGATATCAACGGACAAACCTCGGGTGGTTCCATTCACTTTGATGGCTGTCAGGCTGGAACCTCGGGCCGCCTTGACCTACAAACGTCGGGTGGGTCGATTGAAGGTAAATCATCGACGGGCAATATGCGCCTGCACACATCGGGTGGCAGCATTCGTCTTACCGATCTGAAGGGTGACATTGATGCACAAACCAGCGGTGGCAGTGTGAATGGAGAAAGCCTGGAGGGCGATATTAAAGCAAGTACATCGGGCGGATCGGTACGACTTGCCAATGTGGCTGGCAGCATCGACGCCAGTACAAGCGCAGGTGGCGTTGATGTGAGCATCACGAAACTGACCGGCCCTGTTCGGCTGTCTACCAGCGCTGGTAGTGTTCGTGTACGGATGCCCCTCGACAAAGGAATTACGCTGAATTTGAGCGGCAATAGCATTAAAATTCCGCTGAACAACTTCAATGGCGATACCGAAAAAGATCGTATTCGAGGTACGTTGAACGGCGGTGGTATCCCTGTAACCCTGACGGCCAGCAGTGGAAGCGTTTATGTGAACCAGTAA
- a CDS encoding DUF1648 domain-containing protein, which produces MSSFERNANRLTILLLFTLVGISITGSIWLTGPIPTHFNGNGQADHFGSPDTLLLLPILCLCMVGILWAIRYTPTELMNFPGPRTPEHIASQRQNFDQLVATIRVLVTGLFLCIAGQISWASAYHQKQVSLWPSFLFIALFFISTLMSLVRAYRLSVSNK; this is translated from the coding sequence ATGAGTTCGTTCGAACGTAACGCCAACCGCCTGACAATCCTCCTGCTCTTTACGTTAGTAGGTATATCTATTACCGGCTCAATCTGGCTGACCGGGCCAATACCAACCCATTTCAATGGAAACGGGCAGGCCGATCACTTCGGAAGCCCCGACACATTGCTACTGTTACCTATTCTTTGCCTATGTATGGTCGGAATCCTCTGGGCAATTCGCTATACGCCTACCGAACTAATGAATTTCCCTGGTCCACGGACGCCTGAGCATATAGCCAGCCAACGACAAAATTTCGATCAATTAGTCGCGACAATCCGGGTTTTAGTAACCGGATTATTTTTGTGCATCGCTGGTCAAATTAGTTGGGCAAGCGCTTATCATCAGAAGCAGGTTAGTCTCTGGCCATCCTTTCTTTTTATAGCGCTATTCTTCATTAGTACGCTCATGAGCCTGGTGAGGGCCTATAGGCTATCCGTTTCGAATAAGTAG